The proteins below come from a single Roseiflexus sp. RS-1 genomic window:
- a CDS encoding HEAT repeat domain-containing protein, which yields MITIDPLRWLKRRRATPVAPHHHDALVGRARDIGLTGRWEMLDNLPAPDRDAVAVRLAVQVDDPLPLFRWLWRRAAIAPDHLLTLARCLRAVSDSGMLWPIRVGTALAEGRAGDIATGPVLQALLDCLPALDAALDRIVQRKRSPVRVLQRLFRALPLDLATPRLSRLAFDEATPAPLAWTAADWLVERLSATDPLDAPPATPASRLRWIYVEALRGGAGLQTLEVSEVRAALAAFADSAAGAARCERLGSAVLTNTALAPTVRLAALDLVVQQEAPPWTQIVALCSDENEAVRRGALARIGACSGREAIATLVRLALNVGAPGDVRFEAVMRLSVEARWDIAPVLQRCAIDGSLPLAAQLRAAAALARRSVNLPRMLAIIRDPQVRVEVRAAAARAAAFPTMAPHFFRLMLDSATPPPVLIGMCQALATPACRTAAQRGRLILIRLLNAARADVSLTLTIIRALGAIGGDEAVSALAPLAGRSAIERLQSVVPSDALDLPVGICLEQALIPPPMITRLRCALACAPTIAEQPTTLAQFLVNEANLVRCAAIEALTVCGGARAREAILIALRHPAAPAVAAALAVSLDTSGSSHDLLKVFADAGIDPTIRWHIVDRLAQRADGPALLRDAWTQRDLDAYGRELIIDALTRYDAGASASFLVRLASDADLAPVVRERALAALEGVTDAAFEEALVQLIGDGHLDPGLRGKAAASLPVSLTPATRAMLRDLVRTDPPPTPLLIGVLRALGRCRDAAALPIFLRYILDEHTEVAQAAIEALAACGDSSITPALVRVALSPQAGAATKLNAVEALVRLGDQDAVRLLRPYLSHRSIILQMRAFRLLAETAQIGGEAERLARDRLCPAPLRLAALNHLSAGSSSESLLAALVGDSGEDPTIRAAAASRLHAPGHVSTLVGVALDATAPMIVRSACIASLGACNATDAWLALSTLASCEEEPTIRELALHELEHLTVEPLSDRVNYGAQKRHDHDRR from the coding sequence ATGATCACGATTGACCCGCTGCGCTGGTTGAAACGTCGACGTGCCACGCCTGTGGCGCCGCACCACCACGATGCTCTTGTCGGTCGTGCGCGCGACATTGGGCTGACAGGTCGCTGGGAGATGCTCGATAACCTTCCTGCACCGGATCGCGATGCGGTCGCAGTCCGGCTGGCGGTTCAGGTCGATGATCCGCTTCCATTATTCCGATGGTTATGGCGGCGGGCAGCAATTGCTCCTGATCATCTGCTGACACTTGCGCGCTGCCTCAGAGCGGTGAGTGACAGCGGTATGCTCTGGCCCATCCGGGTTGGAACAGCGCTGGCGGAAGGTCGCGCAGGCGATATTGCAACCGGTCCGGTTCTTCAAGCGCTGCTCGACTGCCTCCCTGCACTCGATGCTGCGCTTGATCGAATCGTGCAGCGCAAACGATCACCGGTGCGTGTGCTGCAGCGTTTGTTTCGTGCGCTGCCGCTCGACCTGGCAACGCCGCGCCTGAGTCGTCTGGCATTCGACGAGGCGACCCCTGCACCACTGGCATGGACCGCCGCAGACTGGTTGGTGGAACGGCTCTCAGCGACGGATCCGCTCGACGCCCCTCCCGCAACACCTGCATCCCGTCTCCGCTGGATCTATGTCGAGGCGCTGCGCGGCGGCGCCGGACTCCAGACGCTGGAAGTGTCTGAGGTGCGCGCTGCACTGGCGGCGTTTGCCGATTCCGCTGCTGGCGCCGCGCGATGTGAGCGACTGGGAAGTGCAGTGCTGACGAATACGGCGCTCGCGCCGACCGTTCGCCTTGCAGCGCTTGACCTGGTAGTGCAGCAGGAGGCGCCGCCCTGGACACAGATTGTAGCGCTGTGCTCCGACGAGAATGAAGCGGTACGACGTGGTGCACTGGCTCGAATCGGCGCATGTTCGGGACGCGAGGCGATTGCAACGCTGGTGCGGCTGGCATTGAATGTCGGCGCTCCGGGTGATGTGCGTTTTGAGGCAGTTATGCGCCTCAGCGTCGAAGCGAGGTGGGACATCGCGCCGGTGTTGCAGCGGTGCGCTATTGACGGGTCACTGCCGCTGGCGGCGCAACTGCGCGCGGCGGCGGCGCTGGCTCGACGTTCCGTCAATCTGCCGCGTATGCTGGCGATCATCCGCGATCCGCAGGTGCGCGTCGAGGTGCGCGCCGCCGCCGCGCGCGCGGCAGCGTTTCCGACGATGGCGCCCCATTTTTTCCGCCTTATGCTGGATTCTGCGACGCCTCCACCGGTGCTCATCGGTATGTGCCAGGCGCTGGCAACCCCTGCCTGTCGCACGGCAGCTCAGCGTGGGCGTCTGATCCTCATCCGTCTGCTCAACGCTGCACGCGCCGATGTGTCGCTAACGCTGACAATTATCAGGGCACTGGGAGCGATCGGCGGCGATGAGGCAGTGTCGGCGCTGGCGCCGCTGGCAGGCAGGAGTGCGATTGAGCGCTTGCAGAGCGTTGTCCCATCCGATGCGCTCGACCTGCCGGTTGGAATCTGCCTGGAACAGGCACTCATTCCGCCGCCAATGATCACCCGCCTGCGCTGCGCTCTGGCATGCGCGCCAACCATTGCGGAGCAACCGACGACACTGGCGCAGTTTCTGGTAAACGAGGCGAATCTGGTGCGGTGCGCTGCGATTGAGGCGCTGACCGTCTGCGGCGGAGCGCGGGCGCGTGAGGCGATCCTGATCGCGCTGCGTCACCCGGCTGCACCAGCAGTCGCCGCAGCACTGGCTGTATCGCTCGACACGTCCGGCAGCTCTCACGATCTGCTGAAGGTGTTCGCCGATGCTGGCATCGACCCGACCATACGCTGGCACATCGTTGATCGGCTGGCGCAGCGCGCCGATGGACCGGCGCTCTTACGCGACGCCTGGACTCAGCGCGACCTTGATGCATATGGACGTGAACTGATCATCGATGCGCTGACACGTTATGACGCCGGGGCTTCCGCGTCGTTCCTGGTGCGACTCGCAAGTGACGCCGATCTTGCCCCTGTGGTGCGCGAACGGGCGCTGGCAGCGCTTGAAGGGGTGACCGACGCGGCATTTGAAGAAGCGCTTGTACAACTGATTGGCGATGGGCATCTTGATCCTGGACTGCGCGGCAAAGCAGCGGCGAGTCTGCCGGTTTCGCTCACCCCCGCGACACGCGCGATGCTCCGCGATCTGGTGCGCACCGATCCTCCGCCAACGCCACTGCTCATCGGCGTCCTGCGGGCGCTTGGTCGCTGCCGGGATGCTGCTGCGCTTCCCATTTTCCTGCGCTACATCCTCGATGAGCACACAGAAGTAGCCCAGGCGGCCATCGAAGCGCTTGCCGCCTGCGGCGATTCCAGCATCACTCCGGCGCTCGTGCGCGTTGCGCTGAGTCCGCAGGCGGGCGCCGCCACAAAGTTGAACGCTGTCGAGGCGTTGGTACGGCTCGGCGATCAGGACGCAGTTCGCCTGCTGCGTCCCTATCTGTCACATCGCTCAATCATTCTGCAAATGCGCGCATTTCGCTTACTGGCGGAGACGGCACAGATCGGCGGCGAAGCGGAACGCCTGGCGCGCGACCGGCTCTGTCCTGCGCCACTGCGTCTGGCAGCGTTGAACCATCTGTCCGCCGGATCGTCATCCGAATCGTTGCTGGCAGCGCTGGTTGGCGATTCCGGCGAGGACCCGACTATCCGTGCGGCGGCGGCAAGTCGACTGCATGCACCCGGGCATGTCTCGACCCTGGTCGGGGTGGCGCTCGATGCAACCGCACCGATGATAGTGCGATCAGCATGCATAGCCAGTCTGGGCGCCTGCAATGCGACCGACGCCTGGTTGGCGCTCAGTACGCTGGCCAGTTGCGAGGAAGAACCCACCATACGCGAACTGGCGTTGCACGAACTGGAACATCTGACGGTAGAGCCGCTGAGCGATAGAGTAAACTATGGAGCACAAAAGCGCCACGATCATGATCGTCGATGA
- a CDS encoding serine/threonine-protein kinase, whose translation MLEPNQILQGRYKIIESIGRGGMGAVYKAIDTRLHAIVALKQTLVSGEAPRRAFEREAQLLAGLRHPALPKVSDHFVEEDGQFLVMEFIPGDDLGTLLSKRAGPFPVADVLRWADVLLDALEYLHGHTPPIIHRDIKPQNLKLTDRGEIILLDFGLAKGAAAAMTRTASTASVFGYTPHYAPLEQIKGTGTDPRSDLYSLGATLYHLLTGAPPPDALTRAAAIINGEPDPLVPANIQNPAVNPAIAAVLMRAMAQRPDQRYQSAALMRTALRDAARGGAAATVLLEEPPPTVVRVADEAQQQAAYVGAGAIPSGAGTRAFTSTTQNQPAPTPASAARPGWLLPLAGVVVVALAVIGGFLAFGRGGDQPPTQLTPGGAVGVIETPPTMTLLPTAAPLDNEQLLQTAVVLQTAEAERRTAEVATARAIVNQVDSANTQTAIALQPSPTALPPTDTPTPTETPAPTNTPAPTNTPRPTNTPRPTNTPGPTNTPDPNPPTQAPTQPPTGPTAAPAGPTGVVLGIGGSGDLFRGTARRGTINPAEGDGGSCIQGRVVQANGGLFQSFYVQVDNRGRTIPAKHFYDTGNYRICGLGEGEWGIAVYAVNNKPTTPAEQAGHQVRVRLSGQPGEIFYVDFTARQDLVVPTEVPTPTPEPPTPTPEASPYDGTWRGTNSGTTTTGPYPPGRFEIEVRNGAIYRISVDGPSCPFETYPNFPNGIRISGNTFAISGGVFHPVTGGNPNHVVSVSGTFVSGSLANGVLAAQLDGTSCANATWSARK comes from the coding sequence ATGCTTGAACCCAATCAGATTTTGCAGGGACGGTACAAGATTATCGAGTCTATCGGGCGCGGCGGGATGGGCGCTGTGTATAAGGCAATCGACACCCGTCTGCATGCCATCGTCGCGCTCAAGCAAACCCTTGTATCGGGCGAGGCGCCGCGGCGGGCGTTCGAACGCGAAGCGCAGTTGCTTGCCGGGTTGCGGCATCCGGCATTGCCCAAAGTAAGCGATCACTTTGTCGAGGAGGATGGTCAATTTCTGGTGATGGAATTCATCCCCGGCGATGATCTGGGGACGCTCCTGAGCAAGCGCGCGGGTCCTTTTCCGGTCGCCGATGTGCTCCGCTGGGCGGATGTGCTGCTCGATGCGCTGGAATATCTCCACGGGCATACGCCGCCGATCATTCATCGCGACATCAAGCCGCAGAATCTGAAACTCACCGACCGCGGCGAGATTATTCTGCTCGACTTTGGGCTGGCAAAGGGCGCTGCCGCCGCAATGACCCGCACGGCATCGACCGCCAGCGTCTTCGGGTATACGCCGCACTATGCGCCGCTTGAACAGATCAAGGGAACCGGAACCGATCCGCGCAGCGATCTCTATTCGCTCGGCGCCACGCTGTACCATCTGCTGACCGGTGCGCCGCCGCCTGATGCCCTGACCCGCGCTGCGGCGATCATCAATGGCGAGCCGGATCCGCTGGTTCCCGCCAATATTCAGAATCCTGCCGTCAATCCAGCGATTGCGGCAGTCCTGATGCGGGCAATGGCGCAACGCCCCGACCAGCGCTACCAGTCGGCGGCGCTGATGCGCACTGCGCTGCGCGATGCGGCGCGCGGCGGCGCGGCAGCCACAGTGCTTCTTGAGGAACCGCCGCCAACTGTTGTGCGGGTTGCAGACGAGGCACAGCAACAGGCGGCATATGTCGGCGCCGGCGCCATTCCATCAGGCGCTGGTACGCGCGCATTTACCAGCACCACCCAGAATCAACCGGCCCCAACACCTGCGTCGGCTGCGCGCCCTGGATGGTTGCTGCCCCTGGCAGGGGTGGTTGTCGTGGCGCTGGCGGTGATTGGCGGGTTTCTCGCGTTTGGGCGTGGCGGCGATCAACCTCCAACGCAGTTGACGCCGGGCGGAGCAGTAGGGGTGATCGAGACGCCGCCCACCATGACTCTCCTGCCAACCGCAGCGCCGCTCGATAACGAACAGTTGCTGCAAACCGCCGTCGTGCTGCAAACTGCGGAAGCCGAGCGCCGCACGGCGGAGGTTGCCACTGCGCGCGCGATTGTCAATCAGGTCGATAGCGCCAATACACAGACGGCGATTGCATTGCAACCATCGCCGACGGCGCTGCCGCCCACCGATACACCCACGCCGACCGAAACCCCGGCGCCAACCAATACGCCCGCGCCCACGAATACGCCACGTCCCACGAATACGCCGCGTCCGACCAATACACCGGGTCCCACCAATACGCCCGATCCGAATCCGCCAACGCAGGCGCCGACGCAACCGCCAACCGGTCCGACGGCCGCCCCTGCCGGTCCAACGGGTGTTGTGCTCGGCATTGGCGGAAGTGGCGACCTGTTCCGTGGTACCGCCCGGCGCGGTACGATCAATCCGGCGGAGGGCGATGGCGGCTCCTGCATCCAGGGGCGCGTGGTTCAGGCGAATGGTGGTCTGTTCCAGAGTTTCTATGTGCAGGTGGATAATCGGGGACGAACGATTCCGGCGAAGCATTTCTACGATACCGGCAATTATCGCATCTGTGGACTCGGCGAGGGAGAGTGGGGTATTGCGGTGTATGCGGTCAACAATAAGCCGACAACTCCCGCTGAGCAGGCCGGTCATCAGGTACGGGTCCGTTTGAGTGGACAGCCCGGTGAGATTTTCTATGTTGACTTCACGGCACGCCAGGACCTGGTGGTGCCGACCGAGGTTCCGACGCCGACACCAGAGCCGCCGACGCCAACCCCGGAAGCCAGCCCCTACGATGGGACATGGCGCGGCACGAATTCTGGTACAACGACAACCGGCCCCTATCCGCCAGGACGTTTCGAGATCGAGGTGCGCAATGGCGCTATCTATCGCATCTCGGTTGATGGTCCGTCGTGTCCGTTCGAGACGTACCCGAACTTCCCGAATGGCATCCGTATCAGCGGCAATACGTTTGCGATCAGTGGCGGCGTCTTCCATCCGGTTACCGGCGGTAATCCGAACCATGTCGTCAGCGTCAGCGGCACGTTTGTATCAGGGTCGCTGGCGAATGGTGTGCTGGCGGCGCAACTCGACGGCACATCATGCGCGAATGCGACCTGGAGTGCGCGCAAGTGA
- a CDS encoding tRNA-queuosine alpha-mannosyltransferase domain-containing protein, giving the protein MHILWLDAFHGGSHAAVSQGFARHSQHAVTLLTLSPAGGWRWRMRGAAITFAREVHRRSLPPVDLIVATDMLDVATFLGLTRDQLVNVPVALYMHENQLTYPLPPGRTRDLAFPWINYTSALAADAIFFNSAFHRDSFFAALPDLPGRYHDHQERDLLDALAARARVLPPGIDLARLDMPDASERLSVHQTPTLLWNSRWEYDKGPETFFAALRELKRRAIDFRVIVLGEHINPRHPTFLAARDELERYVLAWGYAPDLETYRRLLHQADIVVSTAIQEFFGIAVVEAIYCGCVPLLPDRLSYPELIPSHLHPTCLYRDDDHLADRLCEMIAMLPDLKRIDFRAIVVGYDWSCMAARYDAAFADVVTTRGYGDFAAKTHR; this is encoded by the coding sequence ATGCACATACTCTGGCTCGATGCCTTTCACGGCGGTTCGCACGCCGCTGTCTCACAGGGGTTTGCGCGTCATAGCCAGCATGCGGTGACGCTTCTGACGCTGTCGCCAGCCGGCGGATGGCGCTGGCGCATGCGGGGAGCGGCGATCACCTTCGCGCGTGAGGTGCATCGTCGCTCCCTGCCACCTGTTGATCTTATCGTTGCCACCGATATGCTCGATGTGGCGACTTTCCTCGGACTGACGCGCGATCAACTGGTGAATGTTCCCGTTGCGCTCTACATGCACGAAAATCAGTTGACCTATCCCCTGCCGCCGGGTCGCACACGCGACCTGGCGTTTCCGTGGATCAACTACACATCCGCTCTGGCCGCCGACGCGATCTTTTTCAACTCCGCCTTCCACCGCGACTCCTTCTTTGCTGCGTTGCCGGATTTGCCGGGACGGTACCATGATCATCAGGAACGTGACCTGCTTGATGCACTTGCGGCGCGTGCGCGCGTTCTGCCGCCTGGAATCGATCTTGCCCGCCTGGATATGCCGGACGCATCGGAGCGATTATCGGTTCATCAAACGCCGACGCTGTTGTGGAACAGTCGCTGGGAGTATGATAAGGGACCCGAAACCTTCTTTGCCGCGCTACGGGAGTTGAAGCGGCGCGCCATCGATTTCCGCGTGATCGTGCTTGGCGAACATATCAATCCACGCCACCCGACATTTCTGGCAGCGCGCGACGAACTGGAGCGTTATGTGCTGGCATGGGGATACGCGCCCGATCTGGAAACCTATCGCCGGTTGCTCCATCAGGCGGATATTGTCGTCAGCACTGCGATCCAGGAGTTCTTCGGCATTGCAGTCGTGGAAGCGATCTATTGCGGGTGCGTACCGTTACTGCCAGATCGCCTGAGTTACCCGGAATTGATCCCCTCCCACCTTCACCCAACCTGTCTCTACCGTGATGATGACCACCTGGCGGATCGTCTGTGCGAGATGATCGCCATGCTGCCGGATCTGAAGCGCATCGACTTCCGCGCTATCGTCGTCGGGTACGACTGGTCGTGTATGGCGGCGCGCTACGATGCCGCGTTTGCCGATGTCGTCACCACGCGCGGCTATGGTGACTTCGCTGCAAAAACGCACCGCTGA
- a CDS encoding IS110-like element ISRfsp2 family transposase, whose protein sequence is MASRESLFIGIDVSKQTLDVAFGADPHAPRETIPSTDEGVQLLVTRLQRLQPTLIVLEATGGLERMVFAQLLQAGVPTARVQPRRVRALAHAEGRQAKTDRLDARLLARFAERVRPPHHQATDEQRASLRDLLVRREQVIQMRTAEINRLTAAAPNLRPGIQQHIDWLDQEIRALEQERDNEAERTDEVRRKRELRESVPGIGAITALNLLLRLPELGTIKRTEAAAVVGVAPYANQSGAQHKPRHISGGRRDVRSVLYMATLAATRRRLVRRAFDQRLCQAGKPRKVAIVAAMRKLLTILGAILRQQKPWDPAVHTSAP, encoded by the coding sequence ATGGCTTCCCGTGAGTCGCTCTTTATCGGCATTGATGTCTCCAAACAGACGCTGGATGTGGCGTTTGGCGCCGACCCGCACGCGCCACGCGAGACGATACCGTCTACCGACGAAGGTGTCCAGCTCCTGGTCACGCGACTCCAGCGCCTGCAGCCGACCCTGATTGTGCTGGAGGCGACCGGCGGGCTGGAGCGCATGGTGTTCGCCCAACTGCTCCAGGCTGGCGTGCCGACGGCGCGGGTGCAGCCACGCCGCGTGCGCGCCCTGGCGCACGCGGAAGGACGCCAGGCGAAGACCGACCGCCTGGATGCCCGGTTGCTCGCCCGCTTTGCCGAACGGGTGCGCCCGCCGCACCACCAAGCGACGGACGAGCAGCGCGCATCCTTGCGCGACCTGCTGGTCCGGCGGGAGCAGGTGATTCAGATGCGGACGGCTGAGATCAATCGGTTGACGGCTGCCGCGCCGAACCTCCGCCCGGGCATCCAGCAGCATATTGATTGGCTGGATCAGGAGATCCGTGCGCTTGAGCAGGAACGCGACAACGAGGCGGAGCGCACCGACGAGGTGCGCCGGAAACGGGAGCTGCGCGAAAGCGTGCCCGGCATCGGCGCGATCACCGCACTGAACCTGCTGCTCCGCCTGCCCGAACTGGGGACCATCAAGCGCACGGAAGCGGCGGCCGTTGTGGGCGTTGCGCCGTATGCCAATCAGAGCGGCGCACAGCACAAACCCCGGCATATCTCCGGCGGCAGGAGGGATGTGCGCAGCGTGTTGTACATGGCGACCCTGGCGGCCACGCGGCGCCGTCTGGTCAGGCGCGCCTTCGATCAGCGCCTGTGTCAAGCTGGCAAGCCGCGCAAGGTCGCCATCGTCGCTGCGATGCGCAAGCTGCTGACTATTCTCGGCGCAATATTGCGTCAGCAAAAGCCCTGGGATCCGGCTGTGCATACGAGCGCCCCTTGA